The Lycium barbarum isolate Lr01 chromosome 12, ASM1917538v2, whole genome shotgun sequence genome includes a region encoding these proteins:
- the LOC132621272 gene encoding ubiquitin domain-containing protein DSK2b-like isoform X2: protein MGGGGDTNTTVKDESNGGGETVTINVRCSNGSKFTVQVSLDSTVGSFKSILSQPSVIPAEQQRLIYKGRILKDDQTLKSYGLEADHTVHLVRGFAPAASASATNAVNPNANQDAPRDAVPNVGGPFAGAGGAPLFPGLGSGGGPFGARLPDFEQVQQQLTQNPDMMRDMMNMPLVQNLMNNPEIIRNLIMNNPQMREIMDRNPELAHVLNDPATLRQTMEAARNPELMREMMRNTDRAMSNIESSPEGFNMLRRMYENVQEPFLNATSMAGEARNDSGTNPFVALLGAQGHGRNQSTNPPSTGSDTTANPPVPNTNPLPNPWASAGTGGAQMNTTARSNAAGDTRAPPVGGLGALPDLQRMLGGMPDASSVNQLMQNPAMSQMMQSVLSNPQYMNQIMGLNPQLRSMLDSNSHLREMMQNPEFIRQLTSPETMQQLMTLQQGLVAQLGRQQSNQEPGQGTGRTVPPEELYATQLTQLQEMGFFDTQENVRALVATAGNVHAAVERLLGNTGQ, encoded by the exons ATGGGCGGAGGAGGTGATACTAATACAACCGTCAAAGACGAATCCAACGGTGGTGGTGAAACTGTTACCATCAATGTTCGATGTTCCAACGGTTCAAAATTCACCGTACAAGTCAGCCTCGACTCCACCGTCGGATCATTCAAGTCCATCCTTTCTCAGCCCTCCGTTATCCCTGCCGAGCAACAGAGATTGATCTATAAAGGCCGCATCTTAAAGGACGATCAAACCCTAAAATCCTATG GTCTGGAGGCAGATCACACAGTTCATCTCGTCCGAGGTTTTGCCCCGGCTGCTTCTGCAAGTGCAACCAATGCTGTAAATCCAAATGCTAATCAGGATGCACCAAGGGATGCTGTCCCCAACGTAGGGGGGCCGTTTGCGGGAGCAGGTGGAGCTCCACTCTTTCCCGGACTTGGAAGTGGTGGTGGTCCGTTTGGAGCTAGACTTCCAGATTTTGAGCAGGTCCAGCAGCAGCTGACTCAAAACCCCGACATGATgagagatatgatgaatatgccTCTTGTTCAGAATCTAATGAATAACCCAGAAATCATCCGCAACTTGATCATGAACAATCCTCAAATGCGAGAGATCATGGATCGTAATCCCGAGCTCGCTCACGTACTCAATGACCCTGCTACGCTTCGCCAGACAATGGAGGCTGCACGAAACCCTGAACTTATGCGTGAGATGATGCGGAATACTGACAGGGCAATGAGCAACATTGAATCGTCTCCTGAGGGATTTAACATGCTAAGGCGCATGTATGAGAACGTCCAAGAGCCATTTCTGAATGCAACAAGCATGGCTGGAGAGGCAAGAAATGATTCAGGGACAAACCCATTTGTGGCTCTTTTGGGAGCCCAGGGACATGGCAGAAACCAGTCAACTAATCCTCCATCTACTGGTTCTGACACAACTGCTAATCCTCCCGTTCCCAATACTAATCCACTTCCTAATCCTTGGGCATCAGCTGGCA CTGGAGGTGCCCAAATGAATACCACTGCCAGGTCAAATGCTGCTGGGGATACTAGGGCACCCCCTGTTGGTGGTTTGGGTGCTTTGCCAGATTTGCAGCGAATGCTAGGTGGCATGCCTGATGCCTCTTCTGTTAATCAGTTGATGCAGAACCCAGCCATGTCACAGATGATGCAGTCTGTCCTCTCAAATCCTCAGTATATGAACCag ATTATGGGGCTCAACCCACAGCTAAGAAGCATGCTTGATTCCAACTCACATCTTAGAGAAATGATGCAAAATCCTGAATTTATTCGTCAGTTGACGTCTCCTGAGACGATGCAG CAACTTATGACTTTACAGCAAGGGCTAGTGGCTCAACTTGGTCGGCAGCAATCAAACCA AGAACCGGGTCAAGGGACTGGCCGAACAG TGCCCCCTGAGGAATTATATGCAACTCAGCTAACCCAGTTACAAGAAATGGGCTTCTTTGACACCCAAGAAAATGTCCGGGCACTTGTTGCCACTGCAGGGAATGTGCACGCTGCAGTGGAGCGACTTCTAGGAAACACTGGACAGTAG
- the LOC132623310 gene encoding uncharacterized protein LOC132623310 has product MNMELIIPSQTVTLKSTFSLTLHENEERKFLINVPLETLRVAMNIRTYPYTLIHKYGLLMIPTLTEEDIRMAKCPSHPLLAHLEISLAQGGSSITYSKPEMKVLLWNCRGCNNPNFKRNFRALVQWHNPNVICLTETKLVNHCPLLDFIKFTDLFEISADEYSGGVAFMWKSNELEVDPITITSQEIHVNIQVPAPSIGERSGTTRMP; this is encoded by the coding sequence ATGAATATGGAACTAATAATACCTTCACAAACGGTAACACTGAAGAGCACATTCTCGTTGACACTTCACGAAAACGAGGAAAGAAAGTTTCTGATCAATGTGCCATTGGAGACACTAAGGGTAGCAATGAACATTAGAACATATCCATACACCTTAATTCACAAGTATGGACTGCTAATGATCCCAACTCTGACAGAGGAAGACATACGCATGGCCAAATGTCCCTCTCATCCACTACTAGCACATTTGGAGATATCATTAGCACAAGGAGGAAGCTCCATCACTTATAGCAAACCAGAAATGAAAGTACTTCTATGGAATTGTAGGGGTTGCAACAACCCCAACTTCAAAAGAAATTTCAGAGCATTAGTGCAATGGCACAACCCAAATGTCATCTGTCTCACTGAGACAAAACTGGTAAACCACTGCCCACTGCTTGATTTCATCAAATTTACTGACCTATTTGAGATAAGTGCTGACGAATACTCTGGAGGAGTGGCATTCATGTGGAAAAGCAACGAACTAGAGGTGGACCCAATCACAATCACCAGTCAAGAAATTCATGTAAATATCCAA
- the LOC132621272 gene encoding ubiquitin domain-containing protein DSK2b-like isoform X1: MGGGGDTNTTVKDESNGGGETVTINVRCSNGSKFTVQVSLDSTVGSFKSILSQPSVIPAEQQRLIYKGRILKDDQTLKSYGLEADHTVHLVRGFAPAASASATNAVNPNANQDAPRDAVPNVGGPFAGAGGAPLFPGLGSGGGPFGARLPDFEQVQQQLTQNPDMMRDMMNMPLVQNLMNNPEIIRNLIMNNPQMREIMDRNPELAHVLNDPATLRQTMEAARNPELMREMMRNTDRAMSNIESSPEGFNMLRRMYENVQEPFLNATSMAGEARNDSGTNPFVALLGAQGHGRNQSTNPPSTGSDTTANPPVPNTNPLPNPWASAGTGGAQMNTTARSNAAGDTRAPPVGGLGALPDLQRMLGGMPDASSVNQLMQNPAMSQMMQSVLSNPQYMNQIMGLNPQLRSMLDSNSHLREMMQNPEFIRQLTSPETMQQLMTLQQGLVAQLGRQQSNQEPGQGTGRTAFNNPGMEMLRNMFGGLGTEGLGVPGRSNVPPEELYATQLTQLQEMGFFDTQENVRALVATAGNVHAAVERLLGNTGQ; this comes from the exons ATGGGCGGAGGAGGTGATACTAATACAACCGTCAAAGACGAATCCAACGGTGGTGGTGAAACTGTTACCATCAATGTTCGATGTTCCAACGGTTCAAAATTCACCGTACAAGTCAGCCTCGACTCCACCGTCGGATCATTCAAGTCCATCCTTTCTCAGCCCTCCGTTATCCCTGCCGAGCAACAGAGATTGATCTATAAAGGCCGCATCTTAAAGGACGATCAAACCCTAAAATCCTATG GTCTGGAGGCAGATCACACAGTTCATCTCGTCCGAGGTTTTGCCCCGGCTGCTTCTGCAAGTGCAACCAATGCTGTAAATCCAAATGCTAATCAGGATGCACCAAGGGATGCTGTCCCCAACGTAGGGGGGCCGTTTGCGGGAGCAGGTGGAGCTCCACTCTTTCCCGGACTTGGAAGTGGTGGTGGTCCGTTTGGAGCTAGACTTCCAGATTTTGAGCAGGTCCAGCAGCAGCTGACTCAAAACCCCGACATGATgagagatatgatgaatatgccTCTTGTTCAGAATCTAATGAATAACCCAGAAATCATCCGCAACTTGATCATGAACAATCCTCAAATGCGAGAGATCATGGATCGTAATCCCGAGCTCGCTCACGTACTCAATGACCCTGCTACGCTTCGCCAGACAATGGAGGCTGCACGAAACCCTGAACTTATGCGTGAGATGATGCGGAATACTGACAGGGCAATGAGCAACATTGAATCGTCTCCTGAGGGATTTAACATGCTAAGGCGCATGTATGAGAACGTCCAAGAGCCATTTCTGAATGCAACAAGCATGGCTGGAGAGGCAAGAAATGATTCAGGGACAAACCCATTTGTGGCTCTTTTGGGAGCCCAGGGACATGGCAGAAACCAGTCAACTAATCCTCCATCTACTGGTTCTGACACAACTGCTAATCCTCCCGTTCCCAATACTAATCCACTTCCTAATCCTTGGGCATCAGCTGGCA CTGGAGGTGCCCAAATGAATACCACTGCCAGGTCAAATGCTGCTGGGGATACTAGGGCACCCCCTGTTGGTGGTTTGGGTGCTTTGCCAGATTTGCAGCGAATGCTAGGTGGCATGCCTGATGCCTCTTCTGTTAATCAGTTGATGCAGAACCCAGCCATGTCACAGATGATGCAGTCTGTCCTCTCAAATCCTCAGTATATGAACCag ATTATGGGGCTCAACCCACAGCTAAGAAGCATGCTTGATTCCAACTCACATCTTAGAGAAATGATGCAAAATCCTGAATTTATTCGTCAGTTGACGTCTCCTGAGACGATGCAG CAACTTATGACTTTACAGCAAGGGCTAGTGGCTCAACTTGGTCGGCAGCAATCAAACCA AGAACCGGGTCAAGGGACTGGCCGAACAG CATTTAACAACCCGGGAATGGAAATGCTGAGGAACATGTTTGGTGGACTTGGGACGGAGGGTTTGGGTGTCCCCGGCAGATCCAATG TGCCCCCTGAGGAATTATATGCAACTCAGCTAACCCAGTTACAAGAAATGGGCTTCTTTGACACCCAAGAAAATGTCCGGGCACTTGTTGCCACTGCAGGGAATGTGCACGCTGCAGTGGAGCGACTTCTAGGAAACACTGGACAGTAG